A genomic stretch from Flavobacterium nitratireducens includes:
- the serS gene encoding serine--tRNA ligase, with translation MLQIAFIRENQEKVIQALAKRNLDAKTVVEEVVELDERRRATQVELDNILAESNKLSKDIGELMKAGEKAKAALLKEKTVSNKERSKQLAEAADIIAAELTEKLYTLPNLPADIVPEGKSADDNLNVFQAGEIPVLHEGAQPHWELVKKYDIIDFELGNKITGAGFPVYKGKGARLQRALINYFLDKNTAAGYNEVQVPHLVNEASGYGTGQLPDKEGQMYHAGVDNLYLIPTAEVPVTNLFRDVILNESELPILTTAYTPCFRREAGSYGAHVRGLNRLHQFDKVEIVRIEHPEKSYEALDGMVEHVKAILDELKLPYRILRLCGGDMGFTSALTYDFEVFSTAQDRWLEISSVSNFETFQANRLKLRFKDKDGKNQLAHTLNGSSLALPRVLAGIIENYQTPEGIVIPEVLRPYCGFDIIN, from the coding sequence ATGTTACAAATTGCATTTATTAGAGAGAATCAAGAAAAAGTAATCCAAGCTTTGGCCAAAAGAAATCTGGACGCCAAAACAGTGGTGGAAGAAGTAGTAGAACTTGATGAGCGTCGTCGTGCTACGCAAGTAGAATTAGACAACATCCTAGCTGAATCTAATAAATTGTCCAAAGACATAGGAGAGCTAATGAAAGCGGGAGAAAAAGCTAAAGCTGCTCTATTAAAAGAAAAAACAGTAAGCAACAAAGAACGCAGCAAACAATTAGCAGAAGCGGCTGATATAATCGCTGCCGAACTAACCGAAAAACTATACACATTACCTAATTTACCAGCTGATATTGTTCCTGAAGGAAAATCAGCCGATGACAACCTAAATGTGTTTCAAGCAGGTGAAATCCCAGTTTTACACGAAGGAGCACAACCACACTGGGAATTAGTTAAAAAATACGACATCATTGATTTCGAATTAGGAAATAAAATCACTGGAGCTGGATTCCCAGTTTACAAAGGAAAAGGAGCCCGTTTACAACGTGCTTTGATTAATTATTTCTTAGACAAAAATACTGCTGCAGGTTATAACGAAGTGCAAGTACCGCATTTAGTAAACGAAGCTTCTGGATACGGAACGGGTCAATTACCTGACAAAGAAGGACAAATGTATCATGCAGGCGTTGACAATTTATATTTAATCCCTACGGCTGAAGTACCGGTAACTAACTTGTTCAGAGATGTGATTTTAAACGAAAGCGAATTACCAATCTTAACAACAGCTTACACACCATGTTTCCGTCGTGAAGCAGGTTCTTACGGAGCACACGTAAGAGGATTAAACCGTTTACACCAATTTGACAAGGTCGAAATTGTACGTATTGAGCACCCTGAGAAATCATACGAAGCTTTAGACGGAATGGTAGAGCATGTAAAAGCAATTTTGGACGAATTGAAATTACCTTACCGTATTTTACGTCTTTGTGGTGGCGACATGGGATTCACCTCAGCCTTAACTTATGATTTCGAAGTATTCTCAACCGCTCAAGACCGTTGGTTAGAAATTTCATCCGTTTCTAACTTTGAAACATTCCAAGCTAATCGTTTGAAATTGCGTTTTAAAGACAAAGACGGAAAAAACCAATTGGCACACACCCTAAATGGAAGCTCATTGGCTTTACCACGTGTATTAGCCGGTATTATTGAAAATTACCAAACTCCAGAAGGAATTGTAATCCCAGAGGTTTTACGTCCTTACTGCGGATTTGATATCATCAATTAA